From one Brachypodium distachyon strain Bd21 chromosome 4, Brachypodium_distachyon_v3.0, whole genome shotgun sequence genomic stretch:
- the LOC100832365 gene encoding ubiquitin-conjugating enzyme E2 36 isoform X2 produces MANSILPRRIIKETQRLLSEPAPVISASPSGENMRYFNVMIFGPEQSPYEGGAYKLELFLPEEYPMAAPKGPKLGRICLDILKDKWSPGLQIRTVLLSIQALLSAINPDDPLSQQCCKAPEG; encoded by the exons ATGGCCAACAGCATCCTCCCCCGCCGCATCATCAAG GAGACGCAGCGGCTGCTCAGCGAGCCAG CTCCAGTGATCAGTGCTTCACCATCGGGGGAGAACATGCGCTACTTCAATGTTATGATCTTTGGCCCAGAGCAGTCGCCTTATGAAG GAGGAGCATACAAACTTGAGTTGTTCTTGCCTGAAGAATATCCAATGGCTGCACCAAAGGGTCCAAAG CTTGGGAGGATATGCCTTGATATATTAAAAGACAAGTGGAGTCCAGGCCTTCAGATTCGAACTGTCCTTTTGAG CATTCAAGCATTGCTCAGTGCTATAAATCCTGATGATCCTCTCAGCCAACAATGTTGCAAAGCACCGGAAGGCTAA
- the LOC100832365 gene encoding ubiquitin-conjugating enzyme E2 36 isoform X1 — protein MANSILPRRIIKETQRLLSEPAPVISASPSGENMRYFNVMIFGPEQSPYEGGAYKLELFLPEEYPMAAPKGPKLGRICLDILKDKWSPGLQIRTVLLRNRYIHFLANLRQELWNGRNIKFCCTLEVLGHVKYIKSPLPIRLVFWDRWLDGVS, from the exons ATGGCCAACAGCATCCTCCCCCGCCGCATCATCAAG GAGACGCAGCGGCTGCTCAGCGAGCCAG CTCCAGTGATCAGTGCTTCACCATCGGGGGAGAACATGCGCTACTTCAATGTTATGATCTTTGGCCCAGAGCAGTCGCCTTATGAAG GAGGAGCATACAAACTTGAGTTGTTCTTGCCTGAAGAATATCCAATGGCTGCACCAAAGGGTCCAAAG CTTGGGAGGATATGCCTTGATATATTAAAAGACAAGTGGAGTCCAGGCCTTCAGATTCGAACTGTCCTTTTGAG GAATAggtacatccattttttggcaaatttgagacaagaattatggaacggaaggaaTATCAAGTTCTGTTGCACTTTGGAAGTCCTTGGCCATGTTAAGTATATCAAATCTCCTCTTCCTATCAGACTGGTCTTTTGGGATAGATGGCTAGATGGGGTATCTTAA
- the LOC100832365 gene encoding ubiquitin-conjugating enzyme E2 36 isoform X5: MANSILPRRIIKETQRLLSEPAPVISASPSGENMRYFNVMIFGPEQSPYEASLTQSNGIAVMTSKGILQHTVQWENTAAAAAVLTLLGNSGIRFVLPVVRRSIQT, translated from the exons ATGGCCAACAGCATCCTCCCCCGCCGCATCATCAAG GAGACGCAGCGGCTGCTCAGCGAGCCAG CTCCAGTGATCAGTGCTTCACCATCGGGGGAGAACATGCGCTACTTCAATGTTATGATCTTTGGCCCAGAGCAGTCGCCTTATGAAG CTTCTCTAACGCAATCAAACGGTATCGCTGTTATGACTTCAAAAGGTATTCTACAACACACTGTTCAATGGGAAAACActgcagccgcagccgctgtTCTTACACTGCTAGGAAACAGTGGAATCCGATTCGTCCTACCAG TTGTCAGGAGGAGCATACAAACTTGA
- the LOC100832365 gene encoding uncharacterized protein LOC100832365 isoform X4 yields MANSILPRRIIKETQRLLSEPAPVISASPSGENMRYFNVMIFGPEQSPYEASLTQSNGIAVMTSKGILQHTVQWENTAAAAAVLTLLGNSGIRFVLPGGHLPLGLQSWGGT; encoded by the exons ATGGCCAACAGCATCCTCCCCCGCCGCATCATCAAG GAGACGCAGCGGCTGCTCAGCGAGCCAG CTCCAGTGATCAGTGCTTCACCATCGGGGGAGAACATGCGCTACTTCAATGTTATGATCTTTGGCCCAGAGCAGTCGCCTTATGAAG CTTCTCTAACGCAATCAAACGGTATCGCTGTTATGACTTCAAAAGGTATTCTACAACACACTGTTCAATGGGAAAACActgcagccgcagccgctgtTCTTACACTGCTAGGAAACAGTGGAATCCGATTCGTCCTACCAG GTGGTCATCTGCCTTTGGGCCTGCAGTCGTGGGGAGGTACATGA
- the LOC100832365 gene encoding uncharacterized protein LOC100832365 isoform X3, which produces MANSILPRRIIKETQRLLSEPAPVISASPSGENMRYFNVMIFGPEQSPYEASLTQSNGIAVMTSKGILQHTVQWENTAAAAAVLTLLGNSGIRFVLPGSFIMRRRSGSTFVSNNRAPLASR; this is translated from the exons ATGGCCAACAGCATCCTCCCCCGCCGCATCATCAAG GAGACGCAGCGGCTGCTCAGCGAGCCAG CTCCAGTGATCAGTGCTTCACCATCGGGGGAGAACATGCGCTACTTCAATGTTATGATCTTTGGCCCAGAGCAGTCGCCTTATGAAG CTTCTCTAACGCAATCAAACGGTATCGCTGTTATGACTTCAAAAGGTATTCTACAACACACTGTTCAATGGGAAAACActgcagccgcagccgctgtTCTTACACTGCTAGGAAACAGTGGAATCCGATTCGTCCTACCAGGTAGTTTTATTATGAGAAGGAGATCTGGATCTACCTTCGTGAGCAATAACAGAGCTCCATTAGCTTCCCGTTGA
- the LOC100845336 gene encoding phosphoenolpyruvate carboxylase 2, with protein MASSAPGKIERLSSIDAQLRMLVPAKVSEDDKLIEYDALLLDRFLDVLQGLHGDDLREMVQECYEVAAEYETKHDLQKLDELGEMITSLDPGDSIVIAKAFSHMLNLANLAEEVQIAYRRRIKLKKGDFAEENSAITESDIEETLKRLVVDMKKSPAEVFDALKNQTVDLVLTAHPTQSVRRSLLQKHSRIRNCLVQLYSKDITPDDKQELDEALQREIQAAFRTDEIRRTQPTPQDEMRAGMSYFHETIWKGVPKFLRRVDTALKNIGINERVPYNAPLIQFSSWMGGDRDGNPRVTPEVTRDVCLLARMMAANLYCAQIEDLMFELSMWRCNDELRSRADELHRSSKKDAKHYIEFWKKVPPNEPYRVILSDVRDDLYNTRERSRELLSSGHSDIPEEATLTNLEQLLEPLELCYRSLCACGDRVIADGTLLDFLRQVSTFGLSLVKLDIRQESDRHTDVLDAITTYLEIGSYREWSEERRQEWLLSELNGKRPLFGADLPKTEEVADVLDTFHVIAELPADNFGAYVISMATAPSDVLAVELLQRECHVKTPLRVVPLFEKLADLEAAPAALARLFSIDWYRGRINGKQEVMIGYSDSGKDAGRLSAAWQMYKAQEDLVKVAKQFGVKLTMFHGRGGTVGRGGGPTHLAILSQPPDTINGSLRVTVQGEVIEQSFGEEHLCFRTLQRFTAATLEHGMRPPISPKPEWRALLDEMAVVATKEYRSIVFQEPRFVEYFRLATPETEYGRMNIGSRPSKRKPSGGIESLRAIPWIFAWTQTRFHLPVWLGFGAAFKHILQKDIRNFHMLQEMYNEWPFFRVTIDLVEMVFAKGNPGIAALYDRLLVSEELHPLGEKLRVNYEETQKLLLQVAGHKDLLEGDPYLKQRLRLRDAYITTMNVCQAYTLKRIRDPDYHVALRPHLSKEVMDTSKPAAELVTLNPASEYAPGLEDTLILTMKGVAAGLQNTG; from the exons ATGGCGTCttcggcgccggggaagatAGAGCGGCTGTCGTCGATCGACGCGCAGCTGCGGATGCTGGTGCCGGCCAAGGTGTCGGAGGACGACAAGCTCATCGAGTACGATGCCCTCCTCCTCGACCGCTTCCTCGACGTCCTGCAGGGCCTACACGGCGACGACCTCAGGGAGATG GTTCAAGAATGCTATGAGGTGGCTGCTGAATATGAAACAAAGCATGACTTGCAAAAGCTTGATGAACTTGGGGAGATGATAACAAGCTTGGATCCTGGTGACTCAATTGTGATTGCCAAAGCTTTTTCACACATGCTTAACTTGGCCAACTTGGCTGAGGAAGTACAGATTGCATATAGGAGGAGAATTAAGCTCAAGAAGGGAGATTTTGCTGAAGAGAACTCAGCAATCACCGAATCTGACATCGAGGAAACCCTTAAGAGACTTGTTGTTGACATGAAGAAGTCCCCTGCTGAGGTCTTTGATGCGCTCAAGAATCAGACTGTCGATCTGGTTTTGACTGCACATCCAACACAGTCTGTAAGGAGGTCACTGCTCCAGAAACATTCAAG GATTCGGAACTGTTTGGTTCAGCTATACTCAAAGGATATTACTCCGGATGACAAGCAGGAGCTTGATGAGGCTCTCCAAAGAGAG ATTCAAGCTGCCTTCAGAACTGATGAGATTCGAAGGACTCAGCCGACTCCCCAAGATGAAATGCGTGCTGGTATGAGCTACTTCCATGAAACCATATGGAAGGGTGTTCCGAAGTTCTTGCGGCGTGTTGATACTGCATTGAAGAACATTGGGATCAATGAGCGTGTTCCTTATAATGCTCCTCTTATCCAGTTCTCTTCTTGGATGGGAGGAGATCGTGATG GAAATCCAAGAGTTACACCAGAGGTTACAAGGGATGTCTGCTTGCTTGCAAGAATGATGGCAGCAAATTTGTATTGTGCACAAATTGAGGATCTCATGTTTGAG TTGTCTATGTGGCGATGCAATGATGAGCTACGTTCACGAGCTGATGAGCTGCATCGCTCTTCTAAGAAGGACGCGAAACATTACATAG AGTTCTGGAAGAAGGTTCCCCCAAATGAGCCATACCGGGTAATACTGAGTGATGTCAGGGATGATCTTTACAACACCCGTGAGCGTTCACGAGAGTTGTTATCCAGTGGACATTCTGACATTCCTGAGGAAGCTACTTTGACAAATCTTGAGCAG CTACTGGAACCCTTAGAGCTATGTTACAGGTCGCTTTGTGCTTGTGGTGATCGTGTTATTGCTGATGGAACCCTTCTTGATTTCTTGCGCCAAGTCTCTACCTTTGGGCTCTCCCTTGTGAAGCTTGACATAAGGCAAGAGTCTGACAGGCACACTGATGTCCTTGATGCCATCACAACGTACCTGGAGATAGGATCTTACCGTGAGTGGTCTGAGGAACGTCGTCAAGAATGGTTGTTGTCCGAACTCAACGGAAAGCGCCCATTATTTGGTGCAGACCTTCCCAAGACAGAGGAAGTTGCTGATGTTCTTGACACGTTCCATGTTATCGCTGAGCTGCCTGCTGACAACTTTGGAGCATACGTCATTTCCATGGCAACTGCCCCTTCAGATGTCCTTGCTGTGGAGCTCCTCCAACGTGAGTGCCATGTGAAGACACCACTTAGAGTTGTACCCCTATTTGAGAAGTTGGCCGATCTTGAGGCTGCCCCAGCAGCATTGGCCAGACTCTTCTCAATAGATTGGTACAGAGGGAGGATCAATGGCAAGCAGGAGGTAATGATAGGGTATTCAGACTCAGGTAAGGATGCTGGCCGTTTATCAGCAGCTTGGCAGATGTACAAAGCTCAGGAAGATCTCGTCAAGGTTGCTAAGCAATTTGGTGTGAAGTTAACAATGTTCCATGGACGAGGTGGGACTGTTGGAAGGGGTGGTGGCCCTACTCACCTGGCCATCTTGTCTCAACCACCAGACACAATCAATGGGTCACTCCGTGTCACTGTTCAAGGTGAAGTTATTGAGCAGAGCTTTGGTGAGGAACACTTGTGCTTCAGGACGCTTCAGCGTTTCACAGCTGCTACACTTGAGCATGGTATGCGTCCACCCATTTCACCAAAGCCAGAGTGGAGAGCTCTTCTTGATGAGATGGCTGTGGTGGCAACGAAGGAATATCGGTCAATTGTCTTCCAAGAACCACGTTTCGTCGAGTATTTCCGCCTT GCAACACCAGAGACAGAGTATGGCAGGATGAATATAGGAAGCAGGCCATCTAAGAGAAAGCCAAGTGGTGGCATCGAATCACTCCGTGCAATACCATGGATCTTTGCATGGACGCAAACGCGGTTCCACCTCCCCGTCTGGCTGGGCTTTGGTGCTGCATTCAAGCATATTCTCCAGAAGGACATCAGGAATTTCCACATGCTCCAGGAGATGTACAACGAGTGGCCATTTTTCAGGGTCACTATTGATCTAGTTGAGATGGTGTTTGCCAAGGGTAATCCTGGCATTGCTGCCTTGTATGACAGACTCCTGGTTTCAGAGGAACTACATCCATTGGGTGAGAAGCTGAGGGTCAATTATGAAGAAACCCaaaagcttcttcttcag GTTGCTGGGCACAAGGATCTTCTTGAAGGTGATCCCTACCTGAAGCAGCGGCTCCGCCTTCGTGACGCATACATTACCACCATGAATGTCTGCCAAGCCTACACACTTAAGCGGATCCGCGACCCAGATTACCATGTTGCATTGCGCCCCCATCTGTCCAAGGAGGTCATGGACACAAGCAAACCAGCTGCTGAGCTTGTGACGTTGAACCCGGCGAGCGAGTATGCCCCGGGGCTGGAGGACACCCTCATCTTGACCATGAAAGGCGTTGCTGCCGGTTTGCAGAACACCGGTTAG
- the LOC100845848 gene encoding rab3 GTPase-activating protein non-catalytic subunit, with product MARRGHHLTEVALLASASGYLAAAGAGEREGWMDDPAVFPSLGPRARALAMASAARSVLVIVPIAGGGGVTVKPALGPDEGRISAVEWVPLAGDEAGGDEGVAVAVGTDAGWLLFYTLAGDLLHKQSIYPAKILKLNFSERKENAWEDSGSDELSVVFPGVIAHCDGDDLQTMLQKSFEEVKSRMWKDKFEHEDADDESSFGRIPIRIWNVSKFGSCADAAIVGLMPPPLLELQSSQRHYCAITVGEDAVVSAYRLSEDRSRSLVGAILSRGVAATFSTISSLSKILWRSEPSPTKKSRPKPQSFAKTSPLTCLKDTPRKGERLTLSPSGTLAAITDSLGRILLLDTRALVAVRLWKGYRDASCLFVEMLLNKDKESSSSMHLEHTKGDYCLCLAIHAPRKGIIEVWQMRTGPRLLTIPCPKGSRILQPSTRFSSSQFSSYSPLEVYLFNGDSGQLSVLNRHIG from the exons ATGGCGCGACGGGGCCACCACCTGACGGAGGTGGCCCTCCTAGCGTCCGCCTCCGGATAtcttgcggcggcgggtgccGGGGAGCGGGAGGGGTGGATGGACGACCCGGCGGTGTTCCCCTCGCTcgggccccgcgcgcgcgccctcgCCATGGCTAGCGCGGCGCGCTCCGTGCTGGTGATCGTCCCCATCGCTGGTGGAGGCGGGGTCACGGTGAAGCCCGCCCTGGGGCCCGACGAGGGTCGGATCTCTGCCGTGGAGTGGGTTCCGCTTGCCGGGGACGAGGCCGGAGGGGATGAGGGTGTGGCCGTCGCGGTGGGCACCGACGCCGGGTGGCTCCTGTTCTACACGCTCGCCGGGGATCTACTGCACAAGCAG AGTATATATCCTGCAAAGATACTGAAGCTTAATTTCAGTGAGAGAAAGGAAAACGCTTGGGAAGATTCAGGTTCAGATGAGCTTTCTGTTGTTTTTCCTGGTGTTATTGCGCATTGTGATGGCGATGACCTTCAG ACCATGCTTCAAAAATCGTTCGAAGAAGTTAAATCACGCATGTGGAAAGATAAGTTTGAACATGAAGATGCTGATGATGAGAGTTCCTTTGGAAGGATACCTATTCGGATTTGGAATGTAAGCAAGTTTGGCTCTTGTGCTGATGCTGCAATTGTTGGGCTAATGCCACCTCCCTTATTAGAACTTCAG TCGAGTCAGCGTCACTACTGTGCCATTACAGTTGGAGAGGATGCTGTTGTTTCAGCATATAG GTTATCAGAAGACAGAAGCAGGTCACTAGTTGGTGCAATCTTGTCAAGAGGTGTAGCTGCCACATTTTCGACCATATCATCTTTGTCCAAAATTCTATGGCGGAGTGAACCATCACCAACTAAGAAGTCACGACCAAAGCCTCAATCCTTTGCAAAAA CATCACCTCTCACGTGCTTGAAAGACACGCCAAGGAAGGGAGAACGGCTTACACTCTCCCCAAGTGGTACGTTGGCTGCCATAACTGATTCACTTGGCCGGATTCTACTGCTGGACACTCGTGCCCTTGTGGCTGTGCGGTTATGGAAG GGCTATCGTGATGCATCTTGTCTTTTTGTCGAGATGCTTCTCAACAAAGACAAGGAATCGTCAAGCTCAATGCACTTGGAACATACCAAGGGTGATTATTGCCTGTGCCTAGCGATCCATGCTCCACGGAAAGGCATAATTGAG GTTTGGCAGATGCGGACTGGCCCACGTCTCCTAACCATCCCATGCCCCAAGGGAAGCAGAATTTTGCAGCCGTCGACAAGGTTCTCATCGTCGCAGTTCTCATCATATTCCCCATTGGAGGTGTATTTGTTCAATGGTGACTCTGGACAGTTGTCTGTTTTGAATAGGCACATTGGGTAA